Genomic window (Mycolicibacterium smegmatis):
TTGTTCTCTAGCCAAGTGCGGGCCACCATGCCGGTCGCCGGTGGCGTGCGCGATGGTTGTCCTCATCGGGATTCGAAGCAGTCACCCCGCGCTCAACGCAGGTGCGGTTGGGGTGTGCTCGGGTAAGCCGAGGTGGCCACGCAGCGTCGTGGACTCGTACTCGTGGCGGAACAACCCGCGACGCCGGAGCTCGGGCACCACGTGTTCGGCGAAGCGCTGCAGGCCGTCCGGATAGACGTCGAAGTTCAGGTTGAACCCATCGGCGGCATATCCGTTGAGCCACTGGGCCATGTCGTCGGCGATCTGTTCGGGGGTGCCGACCACCATGCGGTGCGCGCCGCCGTTGCGGTCGATGAGTTCACGGATGGTCAGGCCCGACCGCAGCGCGAAACTGACGGTGGTGTTGAGGAATCCGTGCGAGGTCTGCACCGATCGGGTGTCGCCGAGACACCTCGGATCCAGCGGCTTGTCGAGGTGCAGATCGTCGACCGCCACCCCGAGTTGGTGCGCCAGACGGCGCAGTTCGCGCCCGTAGTCGAGTTGCTCGTTGAACTCGCGCAGTCTGCTCAGCGCCTCGGCCTCGGTGGATCCGACCACGGGGAACAGTCCGGGCAGCACCAGCACCGAGCCTGCAGGCCTGCCGTGACCACGGGCCCTGGCGGCCATGTCGGCGTAGAACTGCTGCGCCTCGGAGAACACCGTCTGCACCGTGAACACCACGTCGGCCCACCGGGCCGCGAGATTCTTGCCCTGCTCGGAGGACCCGGCCTGCACCAGCACCGGCCTGCCCTGCGGTGTGCGGGGCACGTTGAGGGGCCCACCCACGCGGTAGTGGGCGCCGACGTGGTCGACGCCGGGAATCGGTTCGGGCCCGCTGAAGACACCCGTGGCGGCGTCCGGTCGCAGCCCGTCGGCCGGCCACGAGTCCCAAAGTTTGGTGACGACGTCGACGAACTCGTCGGCCTGCGCGTAACGCTCGTCGTGGCCGGGTATGCCCTCGACGCCGAAGTTGGCCGCCGCCTGCGGGTGCATGGTGGTGACGATGTTCCAAGCGACCCGTCCGCGGCTCAGGTGGTCCAGCGACGCGAACCGCCGGGCCAACTCGTACGGTGCGTTGAAAGTGGTTGACGCCGTGCCGATCAGGCCGATGCGGCTGGTGGCCTGCGCGACTGTCGCGAGCACCACGGTCGGATCCAGCGACTGCCACGGCTTGGTGGGCGGGTTGTCGGCGAGCGCGGGCCAGTCCGACAGGAAGACCGCGTCGAACGTGGCGCGCTCGGCGATCTGGCCGATCTCGACGAAGTAGTCGGGGGTCAGAAAGGCCAGCGGATCGCGCTGATGACGCCAGGCACTCGGATGCTTGCCCGCATCGGTGATGTTGGCGTTCAGGTGCAATTGACGGGCGGGTTGTGTGGTCACGGGCCATTCGATTCGTCGGGCATTCCTCGGACATCCCGACGCTACGAGCACACCTGTGCGCCGCCAACAGTTGAACTCGCACTGCACGAAACTGTTTTGTGCACTGCGAGATAAAGGGTCGGATAGCATCGGCCATTCCCCTAACCTCTCGGCCATGATCGTGCCCGCGCCCGAGCTGCGCACCGACCTGTCCGCCGAACAGTTCCTGGACGACCTGGCCGGCACCGCGGCTGTCATCGCGGGATCGGCCGCCGAGCGTGACGCCGAACGGCGATATCCCACTGCCGAATACGATGC
Coding sequences:
- a CDS encoding LLM class flavin-dependent oxidoreductase, with the translated sequence MTTQPARQLHLNANITDAGKHPSAWRHQRDPLAFLTPDYFVEIGQIAERATFDAVFLSDWPALADNPPTKPWQSLDPTVVLATVAQATSRIGLIGTASTTFNAPYELARRFASLDHLSRGRVAWNIVTTMHPQAAANFGVEGIPGHDERYAQADEFVDVVTKLWDSWPADGLRPDAATGVFSGPEPIPGVDHVGAHYRVGGPLNVPRTPQGRPVLVQAGSSEQGKNLAARWADVVFTVQTVFSEAQQFYADMAARARGHGRPAGSVLVLPGLFPVVGSTEAEALSRLREFNEQLDYGRELRRLAHQLGVAVDDLHLDKPLDPRCLGDTRSVQTSHGFLNTTVSFALRSGLTIRELIDRNGGAHRMVVGTPEQIADDMAQWLNGYAADGFNLNFDVYPDGLQRFAEHVVPELRRRGLFRHEYESTTLRGHLGLPEHTPTAPALSAG